The Caenorhabditis elegans chromosome II genome has a segment encoding these proteins:
- the Y57A10A.5 gene encoding SPK domain-containing protein (Confirmed by transcript evidence), which produces MAFIHTSLTRLMRFAVDQTKDIIEPLVVAKVLTEFSESENDGLSCNVYYNRFHEYLAPIMAKLEEYRIEERVLVMFGFAAEVSNDFRTQIRTIGDVELDDGKRICKFTSYDGKLKLQGDHNISARPKKQWPIRVTPAELTGFMNYLVEKTKDTIEPVVATKLFREFSELEGEGRTDGVYYKRFYNQLAPNMAKLVDYSIEERLRVMFGFAAEVFDDFLAQIRTLGDVELDEGKRISKFTSTDGKLNLEGDHSHAARMKRKWAAYRNAYRGRRSAKDSRDTRRKSGRKSDSESSDKSDSDEYSTSPKRARASESDDDEYIGAVNEDPEHRHFDDFHIDHSQNYEETMVDDDNQPIPEDPPYESDEVEGQPKPEPIDFEFDQTNNRDVSHSLNINNLRENGEVSNNPSISEIKVDFPFFERQQFSVPTNNGATSAESRAIYMHDFLKEVIEFICFLERTELIEIKKQIKKSIGTDDDKNLQITDIRKMLESFFFGISRKIRSVSSYNSTSSDMLAKDFLLKFKLFLLGLDNSELIELQRKVQAEMDEPKLAQKILLDSDVRQSLQNLLFNISH; this is translated from the exons ATGGCCTTCATCCACACAAGTTTAACAAGGCTGATGAGATTTGCAGTCGATCAGACGAAGGATATTATTGAGCCATTGGTGGTAGCGAAGGTTCTCACAGAATTCAGTGAAAgtgaaaatgatggattatCGTGTAACGTCTATTATAATCG ATTTCACGAATATCTGGCGCCGATTATGGCAAAACTTGAGGAATATAGGATCGAGGAGCGAGTTCTAGTCATGTTTGGATTCGCTGCAGAAGTTTCCAATGATTTTCGGACACA AATCAGAACAATAGGAGATGTTGAGTTGGATGACGGAAAACGAATTTGCAAATTTACATCGTATGATGGAAAGTTGAAATTGCAAGGAGATCACAATATTTCTGCAAGACCTAAAAAGCAGTGGCCAATTAGAGTCACTCCTGCCGAACTTACTGGATTTATGAATTATCTCGTTGAAAAGACAAAGGATACCATTGAGCCTGTGGTTGcaacaaaattattcagaGAATTTAGTGAGCTTGAAGGAGAAGGACGAACGGACGGAGTCTATTATAAACG ATTTTACAATCAACTAGCACCGAATATGGCAAAACTTGTGGATTACAGTATTGAGGAACGTCTTCGCGTCATGTTTGGATTCGCTGCGGAagttttcgatgattttctgGCACA aatcaGAACACTGGGAGATGTTGAGCTCGATGAAGGAAAACGAATTTCCAAGTTTACCTCAACTGATGGAAAGCTGAATTTGGAAGGAGATCACAGTCATGCGGCGAGAATGAAGAGAAAATGGGCAGCATATCGAAATGCTTATCGCGGTCGTCGTAGTGCGAAAGATTCAAGGGATACTAGAAGAAAAAGCGGAAG GAAGTCGGATTCGGAATCCTCTGACAAAAGTGACAGTGACGAGTATTCCACATCTCCGAAAAGAGCACGAGCATCTGAAAGTGACGATGATGAGTATATTGGAGCAGTGAACGAAGATCCAGAACATAGACACTTTGATGATTTCCATATCGATCATTCGCAAAACTATGAAGAAACAATGGTAGATGACGACAATCAACCAATTCCTGAGGATCCTCCATACGAAAGTGACGAGGTGGAAGGCCAGCCAAAACCTGAACCGATTGATTTCGAATTTGATCAAACCAATAATAGAGATGTATCACAcagtttgaatattaataatttGCGAGAAAATGGAGAAGTCAGCAACAATccgtcaatttctgaaataaaagttgattttCCATTCTTCGAACGTCAGCAATTCAGTGTACCCACGAATAATGGAGCCACTTCAGCTGAATCAAGAGCTATTTATATGCATGATTTCCTGAAAGAAGTGATCGAATTCATTTGCTTTCTCGAAAGGACAGAGCTCATTGAGATCaagaaacaaatcaaaaaatcgattggaACGGATGATGATAAG aaccTGCAAATCACTGATATTCGTAAAATGCTGGAGTCATTCTTCTTCGGGATCAGCAGAAAAATCAGATCAGTTTCTTCCTATAACTCGACTTCTTCTGATATGTTGGCGAAGGATTTCCTGCTTAAATTCAAGTTATTTCTTCTCGGATTGGACAATTCAGAGCTTATAGAGCTTCAGCGGAAGGTTCAAGCCGAAATGGATGAGCCGAAATTGGCACAGAAG aTTCTTCTGGACAGCGACGTTCGTCAATCTCTCCAAAACCTGCTCTTCAACATTTCtcactga
- the Y57A10A.4 gene encoding SPK domain-containing protein (Confirmed by transcript evidence) has product MAFIHTSLTRLMRFAVDQTKDIIEPLMVTKVLTEFSESENDGLSHYAHYAKFHNYLVPNMAKLAEYSIEERVRVIFGFAAVVSDDFLKQIQREGLVHLDKKKRICKFTSHNGKWKLEGDHSHSARMKRRWSMRVRVVVGLPSLMNFLVEKTKDIIEPMLASAAFREFSESEDGGLPEHAYYNHFHKNVAPNMAKIEEYSIEERVRVMFALAGRVSADFRAQTKGLVELDDGKRISKFTSTDGKLKLEGDHSDSARRKRSAAFYRKTDHHCRSANDSKPRRKNGRQSDSEFSDKSGSDEDDVESAISYGNSPKRARCEKSADPEMHVSSGSDDDEVEDVGGMDEEPVLLPIDSDESHIGHLQNGEEMMVEDDNQPIPEDPQYSANSSHQGRRMSGRIQEKLSASIAQETTDAAVAIPHVPILNPPFESDDEEVKYIGAVKGQPKPGPIESVFDQINNRDHFQGNQEYRNQSISERKVDVPLFVEHQQISLSAENRATSAEWKSIFLHDFLKQLTQFICFFECSELAEIKRNIKEVMADEGKISSFQKLEIIDIRTVLGAFFFGVSRKIKSTGSNNSTMKAKDFLVTFKYFLLGLDFSELLELSTVFKRKLTSQILQRRFSCTATSAKLSKTYSPQFLNNSNSSHCFLLQNFSIFYVFLLLSRS; this is encoded by the exons ATGGCCTTCATCCACACAAGTTTAACAAGGCTGATGAGATTTGCAGTCGATCAGACGAAGGATATTATTGAGCCATTGATGGTAACGAAGGTTCTCACGGAATTCAGTGAAAgtgaaaatgatggattatCGCATTACGCTCATTATGCCAA ATTTCACAATTATTTAGTACCGAATATGGCGAAACTTGCGGAATACAGTATTGAGGAGCGTGTTCGAGTCATTTTTGGATTCGCTGCAGTAGTTTCCGATGATTTTCTGAAGCA aattcaaAGAGAAGGCCTTGTTCATCtcgataagaaaaaacgaatctGTAAATTTACTTCGCATAATGGAAAGTGGAAGTTGGAAGGAGATCACAGTCACTCGGCGAGAATGAAAAGGCGGTGGTCAATGAGAGTCCGAGTTGTTGTCGGTCTCCCGAGCTTGATGAAttttcttgttgaaaaaacGAAGGACATCATTGAGCCAATGCTGGCGAGTGCAGCGTTCAGAGAATTCAGTGAAAGCGAAGATGGAGGATTACCGGAACATGCCTATTATAATCA ttttcacaaaaatgtggCACCGAATATGGCTAAAATTGAGGAATACAGTATCGAGGAGCGTGTTCGAGTCATGTTTGCACTCGCAGGAAGGGTGTCTGCTGATTTTCGGGCACA AACAAAAGGACTTGTTGAGCTGGATGATGGAAAACGAATTTCCAAGTTTACCTCAACTGATGGAAAGCTGAAGTTGGAAGGAGATCACAGTGATTCGGCGAGAAGGAAAAGAAGCGCGGCATTTTATCGAAAGACTGATCACCATTGTCGTAGTGCGAACGATTCAAAGCCtagaagaaaaaacggaag ACAATCGGACTCGGAATTCTCTGACAAAAGTGGCAGTGATGAAGATGACGTGGAATCTGCAATTTCGTATGGTAATTCTCCGAAAAGAGCAAGATGTGAAAA atccgcTGATCCTGAAATGCATGTTTCATCCGGAAGTGACGACGATGAGGTGGAGGATGTCGGAGGGATGGACGAAGAGCCGGTGCTTCTGCCGATTGATTCTGATGAATCTCATATCGGCCATTTGCAAAACGGTGAAGAAATGATGGTAGAAGACGACAATCAACCAATTCCTGAGGATCCTCAATACTCAGCCAATTCGAGCCACCAAGGAAGAAGAATGAGCGGACGTATTCAAGAAAA GCTCTCCGCTTCGATTGCTCAAGAGACTACTGATGCTGCAGTCGCAATTCCTCATGTACCGATTTTGAATCCTCCATTCGAAAGTGACGATGAGGAGGTGAAGTATATTGGAGCAGTGAAGGGACAGCCAAAGCCGGGACCGATTGAATCCGTATTTGATCAAATCAATAATCGAGATCATTTCCAAGGAAATCAAGAATACAGAAATCagtcaatttctgaaagaaaagttGATGTCCCACTATTCGTCGAACATCAACAAATCAGTCTTTCCGCGGAAAATCGAGCCACTTCAGCTGAATGGAAATCCATATTTCTGCATGATTTCCTGAAACAGCTGACAcaattcatttgttttttcgaaTGTTCGGAGCTAGCTGAGATCAAGCGAAATATCAAGGAAGTGATGGCTGATGAGGGAAAAATTtcctcttttcaaaaattagaaatcatTGATATTCGTACAGTTCTCGGTGCATTCTTCTTCGGAGTTAgccgaaaaatcaaatcaactGGATCGAATAATTCTACAATGAAGGCCAAAGATTTCCTGGTCACGTTCAAGTACTTCCTTCTCGGATTGGATTTTTCCGAGCTTCTGGAGCTCAGCACAGTGTTCAAGAGAAAATTGACGAGTCAGATATTGCAGAGAAG gtTCTCATGTACAGCGACATCCGCCAAGCTCTCCAAAACCTACTCTCCACAATTTCTAAATAACTCGAATAGTTCTCATTGTTTTTTACTGCaaaatttctccattttctacGTTTTTCTGTTATTGTCTCGTTCATAA
- the Y57A10A.2 gene encoding SPK domain-containing protein (Confirmed by transcript evidence), with protein sequence MDITDVEFTRFIDFLIEKTKDSVEPLTMASIVFKEFSQLEGDQIPTGYGPYSRFHFKIAPVIDKFHNYSIETRIRLMFALGAKVSPEFLALTREHGIAQLDGRNRICKYESEDGTLQLGTAHSESAKRCSASDSDQGGAKIAKITEEPQITQHPTKSEENYESQIAQLQKLWNNDEYVGSRHEIPSKGPEFKFEHKRDNDLENPDLFFRKPKSEIDLDEIWHDDDEIEHSISSFRGNTINFHDFLKKFRKFLCYLEIPELDGLKSRINISIETTSDEILEFADLHKTFETFFFGINRKIRSTAAANSMPLNVFLIKFKCFLLGLGSPQILDFQHMVQAEIDDPTVVNKILHLNDICQAVSFLFSIIAH encoded by the exons ATGGACATCACAGACGTCGAATTCACgcgatttattgattttctaatcGAAAAAACTAAAGATTCGGTTGAGCCGTTAACGATGGCGAGTATAGTGTTCAAAGAATTCAGTCAGCTTGAAGGAGATCAAATTCCTACTGGATATGGACCTTATTCAAG ATTCCATTTCAAAATCGCGCCGGTAATCGATAAATTCCACAACTACAGTATAGAGACACGAATTCGATTGATGTTCGCCCTGGGAGCCAAGGTGTCGCCGGAATTTCTGGCGCT AACTCGAGAACACGGTATTGCTCAGCTTGACGGGAGAAATAGAATCTGCAAATATGAATCTGAAGACGGAACTCTCCAGCTAGGCACTGCTCATTCCGAATCGGCGAAACGATGCTCTGCCAGTGATTCGGATCAGGGCGGTgcgaaaattgcgaaaattacGGAAGA GCCACAGATCACACAACACCCGACGAAAAGCGAAGAAAATTACGA atcacaGATCGCACAATTACAGAAATTATGGAACAATGATGAATAtgttgggtctcgccacgaaattcCGTCGAAGGGACCAGAATTCAAATTCGAGCATAAGCGTGACAATGACTTGGAGAATCCTGATTTGTTCTTCAGAAAAccgaaatctgaaattgatttggACGAGATTTGGCATGACGACGATGAAATTGAACACAGTATTTCGAGTTTTCGAGGGAACACCATCAATTTTCACGActttctgaagaaatttcggaaatttttgtgCTATCTAGAGATTCCCGAGCTTGATGGGCTTAAAAGTCGGATTAATATATCGATTGAAACAACGTCAGATGAG attctCGAATTCGCCGATCTTCATAAAACGTTCGAAACATTCTTCTTCGGgattaatcgaaaaattcgatcTACCGCCGCGGCTAATTCTATGCCGCTCAATGTATTCCTCATCAAATTCAAATGCTTCCTTCTTGGATTGGGTTCTCCCcagattttggattttcagcaCATGGTTCAGGCTGAGATTGATGATCCGACAGTCGTGaataag ATTCTTCATCTCAACGACATCTGCCAAGCTGTAAGCTTCCTGTTCTCCATTATTGCACACtga